In the genome of Coraliomargarita algicola, one region contains:
- a CDS encoding alpha-L-rhamnosidase N-terminal domain-containing protein produces the protein MASSTSPELPEILKAAQWIWPDSPHWDLHNSYALFRRSFELAELPSDAPLHITADQSYQLYVNGRYICRGPARGYQHSWPYDTVDLTAYLQTGSNLIAIRAHNPGCSNFQYVHQGFAGLLLAAEWVETRILTDASWKCRRQSGMQRDTVPTSLQLFAQESIDLRQESPDWMLADYDDQSWKAPIEAKAFGCLPWYTVKARDIPMLEEKELCLGQVIGTAEGANHPNYLSTRNLSVNKFNEGLTHQSAPTHSAEQIQFKASDPGHWRSVLIDLGKTYVGSLELIIEGAEGGEIVEAHHYETIDSEKLCPDYIPQTHCHMAFSSRLICRAGQQRHMFYHPFGFRHMILLVRNNTQPLSIRPRLRTTVYPHTIHGQFKSSDTDLNTIWETCAWTERVCSMDAYVDTPWREQAQWWGDARVQAWNTFHLSGDARLFKRGIDQIAGQSTRDGITYGHAPTMAHTCVLPDFSLIWMLTLWDYYWQTGSLEPFIEHQASIRTALDYFERQIDAQTGLLRYDHRYWLFLDWTDLHKEGCSSVYNLWYLHALDRLRQLYDLIDDPAASRACTEKASRLRTELVKLINEEGLMQGGYTESGAIAGETSVHAQTLALLTGLAPAHESSMLKQRILPYVKGELKTDIQPSAYWITYVYSILSERGYGDEVVADIRKRWTPMVDYGTTWENFNPVKGVESFSHAWSAHPLFHLMQIIGGVRQQSPAWETIDFSPRFIGQSAEVTIPSPKGLIHSSWKRVDNQITGQLRLPEGMQAQVNLNGVMERESGHYHYKLNNIGLDEKQMICL, from the coding sequence ATGGCATCATCGACTTCTCCCGAGCTCCCCGAAATACTCAAAGCGGCCCAATGGATCTGGCCGGACAGTCCGCACTGGGATTTGCATAATAGCTACGCACTTTTCCGTCGCAGTTTCGAATTGGCAGAGCTGCCGAGTGACGCCCCGTTGCACATCACAGCCGACCAATCCTACCAACTCTACGTCAATGGCCGCTACATCTGCCGGGGCCCTGCACGTGGCTACCAGCACAGTTGGCCCTATGATACGGTCGACCTCACCGCCTACCTGCAAACAGGCAGCAACCTGATCGCGATCCGCGCTCACAACCCGGGCTGTAGCAATTTTCAATATGTGCATCAGGGCTTTGCGGGTTTGCTGCTCGCAGCCGAATGGGTCGAGACCCGGATCCTGACCGACGCGAGTTGGAAATGCCGACGTCAGTCCGGCATGCAGCGCGACACGGTGCCGACCAGCCTACAACTCTTTGCGCAGGAAAGCATCGACCTTCGGCAGGAATCACCCGACTGGATGCTCGCAGACTACGACGACCAATCATGGAAGGCACCGATTGAGGCCAAAGCCTTCGGCTGCCTACCCTGGTACACGGTGAAAGCCCGCGACATCCCGATGCTGGAAGAAAAAGAGCTCTGTCTCGGACAGGTGATCGGCACAGCCGAGGGAGCCAACCACCCAAACTACCTCAGCACGCGCAACCTCTCTGTCAACAAGTTCAACGAAGGGCTCACCCACCAGTCGGCCCCCACGCACTCAGCCGAGCAAATACAGTTCAAAGCCAGTGATCCAGGTCACTGGCGGAGCGTTCTCATCGACTTGGGAAAAACCTACGTAGGCAGCCTCGAATTGATAATAGAAGGCGCCGAAGGAGGTGAAATCGTCGAGGCCCATCACTACGAAACCATTGATTCCGAAAAACTCTGCCCCGACTACATCCCTCAGACCCACTGCCACATGGCCTTCAGCAGTCGGCTCATCTGCCGAGCGGGCCAACAGCGACACATGTTTTACCATCCCTTTGGTTTTCGCCATATGATACTACTAGTGCGCAACAACACCCAGCCACTGAGCATTCGCCCGCGCCTACGCACCACAGTCTACCCGCACACAATACACGGGCAATTTAAAAGCTCCGACACAGACTTAAACACCATCTGGGAAACCTGCGCCTGGACCGAGCGTGTCTGCAGCATGGATGCCTATGTCGACACCCCATGGCGCGAACAAGCCCAATGGTGGGGCGACGCACGCGTCCAAGCCTGGAACACATTCCACCTGAGCGGCGACGCGCGCCTATTCAAACGTGGCATCGATCAAATCGCCGGGCAAAGCACGCGCGACGGGATCACTTATGGCCACGCGCCGACAATGGCGCACACTTGCGTGCTGCCCGACTTCAGCTTGATATGGATGCTCACGCTGTGGGATTACTACTGGCAAACCGGCTCACTGGAGCCCTTTATTGAGCACCAAGCAAGCATACGGACCGCCCTCGATTATTTCGAACGCCAGATCGACGCACAGACAGGCCTGCTACGCTACGATCACCGTTACTGGCTCTTTCTCGATTGGACCGACTTGCACAAAGAAGGCTGCTCCAGTGTCTACAATCTATGGTATCTCCATGCACTCGACCGCCTAAGACAGCTGTATGACTTGATCGACGACCCGGCCGCGAGCCGCGCGTGTACTGAGAAAGCCAGCCGCCTGCGCACCGAGCTAGTCAAGCTCATCAACGAGGAAGGCCTCATGCAGGGCGGCTATACCGAAAGCGGCGCCATCGCAGGCGAAACTTCCGTCCATGCCCAAACACTAGCCCTACTCACGGGGCTCGCGCCCGCACATGAAAGCAGCATGCTGAAGCAGCGCATCCTTCCTTATGTGAAGGGCGAATTAAAGACCGACATTCAACCCTCGGCGTATTGGATCACCTATGTCTATAGCATCCTCAGCGAACGCGGCTATGGGGATGAAGTCGTGGCTGACATCCGCAAGCGCTGGACTCCGATGGTCGATTACGGCACCACCTGGGAAAATTTCAATCCCGTCAAAGGCGTCGAAAGCTTCTCCCACGCATGGTCCGCGCATCCCCTCTTCCATCTAATGCAAATCATCGGCGGCGTGCGTCAACAAAGTCCGGCATGGGAGACGATTGACTTTAGCCCCCGCTTCATTGGCCAATCCGCCGAGGTCACCATCCCGAGTCCAAAGGGCCTCATTCACAGTTCCTGGAAGCGAGTCGACAATCAAATTACAGGACAACTACGACTGCCCGAAGGCATGCAAGCACAAGTCAACTTAAACGGCGTCATGGAGCGAGAAAGCGGCCACTATCACTACAAACTAAACAACATCGGTTTAGACGAAAAGCAAATGATATGCTTATAG
- a CDS encoding cupin domain-containing protein codes for MVDFTYIEDQRRGHLEVSPELRFFMNYEQAQAEHVAHSHNYLELAFILRGHARHLTVKGESICRSGELIVIPKGAWHGYSDCQDLELVNCLFSPQLLFAGIGLVGG; via the coding sequence GTGGTTGATTTCACATATATTGAAGATCAACGTCGGGGGCACTTGGAAGTGTCGCCGGAGCTTCGTTTCTTTATGAATTATGAGCAGGCGCAGGCAGAACATGTGGCGCACTCTCATAACTATTTGGAGCTCGCCTTTATTCTGAGGGGCCACGCGCGGCACCTCACGGTGAAAGGGGAGAGTATCTGCCGCAGTGGGGAGCTGATTGTTATTCCGAAAGGTGCCTGGCATGGCTATTCGGATTGCCAGGATTTAGAGCTTGTGAATTGCTTGTTTTCGCCGCAGTTATTGTTCGCGGGAATTGGCTTGGTTGGAGGATGA
- a CDS encoding helix-turn-helix transcriptional regulator, with amino-acid sequence MLKLEVTAADREAVKQCLLCVQDHYQMGASMPLLLASLLQLLESLRTTCRGISSSSICGRDIHPSVLQALTLFREQMDEDWNLSVLADQLHLNPSYLVRLFRSQVGEPPMKCLARMRAERAANYLLSTRLRVGEIGQLVGWSDPKVFSRNFRQYFAQRASEYREHMLGAIT; translated from the coding sequence GTGTTAAAACTTGAGGTGACTGCTGCGGATCGTGAAGCAGTCAAACAGTGTCTTCTTTGTGTGCAGGATCATTATCAGATGGGGGCAAGCATGCCCCTCTTGCTTGCGTCCTTGCTGCAGTTATTGGAGTCTTTGCGGACCACATGCCGTGGCATTTCATCGTCATCCATCTGCGGGCGGGACATTCATCCATCGGTTCTCCAAGCGCTGACTCTGTTTCGTGAGCAAATGGATGAGGACTGGAATTTATCTGTATTGGCAGATCAATTACATCTCAATCCCAGTTACTTAGTGCGACTTTTTCGCTCTCAGGTGGGGGAGCCTCCCATGAAGTGTTTGGCCCGCATGCGGGCAGAGCGCGCGGCGAATTATCTGCTCAGCACTCGTTTACGAGTGGGGGAGATCGGACAACTTGTCGGTTGGTCCGACCCCAAAGTTTTTTCCCGAAATTTCCGTCAATATTTTGCTCAGCGAGCCAGTGAATATCGCGAACATATGTTAGGGGCCATTACGTAG
- a CDS encoding glycoside hydrolase family 31 protein, with amino-acid sequence MNPQSDPIITFDKHARFTVMAANLIRLEYAENGNFLDAPTLAVAERSIKPTQYFVSKTDQSIEIKTEELTLSYTETGKGFTQDNLQIEYRSGGIEGTWAFGLKDEQALPGTLRTLDQMDGEQIVQNDGKNVLTWELAEAKLKYSTPEFIPGYISRSGYTFYDDSATIPLSAVNSKQEPWVAARRDGLTQDAYFASYGHDYYRGLSTVTQFLGKQPIPPRFAFGLWFSRFWEFTDRDLEEIIETHDQFNIPFDVMVIDMDWHKLGWTGYSWDPTFFPAPESTLSYIRDKDIKITMNLHPADGVAKHEDRYPDVCQEMGIDPQSGETVPFDCTDPQFMDAYFRHLHHPFEDQGVRFWWMDWQQGETTAIEGLDPLPWINELHWRDLATRFPQRRPMIFSRFGGPGAGRYPIGFSGDTHITWDTLAFQPYFTATAANVAYGYWSHDIGGHFMTDSTDPELYTRWVQFGAYSPILRLHETKSTEDHRFLWNYKRPYQDVLIATARKRYQLLPYITSELCHCWQTNTSLCMPMYYEYPEAEDAYLAKDQYFFGRHMLVAPVTHAADPETELSQTKIWIPEGEWIDYSQGLKYEGPKWSEASYALDQVPVFVKPGTIWVEQKPTQRTGTGSYNDLEIIVIEGANGQYVWTEDDGESTGYQHGQVARICIQQTQTSQGLCVRIQKMPEGHFEGFLQQRKTQLRIPFTGIPEHIRMNQETIMYHSRGKSKSWKYQGDRMEIIIDLGDLDLSTDNVIEIKKAPLPQSAEIDQFVYRQGRLLQAWKIAQAGAFALNLTPYQRSLPWLAQTGNRISHSPERLLEEMSQFSEKWKTLVVEHSDFCKLLEKRQGKVTSQVLKNQKAVAILKATK; translated from the coding sequence ATGAATCCTCAGTCTGATCCAATCATCACATTCGACAAGCATGCCCGTTTTACAGTCATGGCGGCGAATCTCATTCGTCTGGAATACGCCGAAAATGGCAACTTTCTCGATGCACCGACTCTGGCGGTTGCGGAGCGCTCGATCAAACCGACACAGTATTTCGTCAGCAAAACCGACCAATCGATCGAGATAAAAACAGAAGAGCTGACCCTCTCCTACACGGAAACCGGTAAAGGTTTTACTCAGGACAATTTACAGATCGAATATCGTTCGGGAGGCATTGAGGGCACGTGGGCTTTCGGGCTCAAAGATGAACAAGCTTTGCCAGGTACCTTACGAACACTCGACCAAATGGATGGCGAACAGATTGTTCAAAACGATGGCAAAAATGTCCTTACTTGGGAATTGGCTGAAGCCAAACTCAAATACAGCACGCCCGAATTCATCCCCGGCTATATCTCGCGCAGTGGCTACACCTTCTACGATGATTCAGCGACCATCCCATTGAGTGCAGTCAACTCGAAGCAGGAACCGTGGGTCGCCGCTCGGCGAGATGGACTGACACAAGATGCCTATTTTGCTAGCTATGGACACGACTACTATCGTGGCCTCAGCACGGTGACTCAATTCCTAGGCAAGCAGCCGATCCCACCCCGCTTTGCTTTCGGCCTCTGGTTTTCCCGCTTCTGGGAATTCACCGACCGAGACTTGGAAGAGATCATCGAAACCCACGACCAGTTTAACATCCCCTTTGATGTCATGGTAATCGACATGGACTGGCACAAACTAGGCTGGACCGGCTATAGCTGGGACCCGACCTTTTTTCCGGCCCCCGAAAGCACCTTATCCTATATTCGGGATAAAGACATCAAGATCACCATGAATCTGCATCCGGCCGATGGCGTGGCCAAACATGAAGACCGCTATCCAGACGTGTGCCAGGAAATGGGCATCGACCCTCAATCAGGCGAGACCGTTCCTTTCGATTGTACCGATCCACAATTCATGGATGCCTATTTCCGTCACTTGCACCACCCTTTCGAAGACCAAGGAGTGCGTTTCTGGTGGATGGACTGGCAGCAAGGGGAGACAACCGCCATCGAAGGTCTCGACCCCTTACCATGGATCAATGAGCTGCACTGGCGCGACCTGGCCACACGCTTCCCGCAACGGCGTCCGATGATTTTCAGCCGCTTTGGTGGCCCAGGAGCTGGTCGATATCCGATCGGATTTTCCGGAGACACCCACATCACTTGGGACACACTGGCATTCCAACCTTACTTCACCGCGACCGCAGCCAATGTCGCCTATGGCTACTGGAGTCATGATATCGGCGGACACTTCATGACCGATTCCACCGATCCCGAGCTGTATACCCGCTGGGTGCAATTTGGGGCTTATAGCCCAATTCTCCGTTTACACGAAACCAAGAGCACCGAAGATCATCGCTTTCTCTGGAACTACAAACGCCCCTATCAAGACGTGCTGATCGCAACGGCTCGCAAGCGGTATCAGCTCCTCCCCTACATCACTTCGGAGCTGTGTCACTGCTGGCAGACGAACACCTCCCTCTGTATGCCAATGTATTACGAGTATCCGGAGGCCGAAGACGCATACCTGGCCAAAGATCAATATTTCTTCGGTCGGCACATGCTGGTCGCGCCTGTGACACATGCAGCCGATCCGGAAACAGAGCTAAGCCAGACTAAAATATGGATCCCCGAGGGCGAATGGATCGATTACAGCCAAGGTCTTAAATACGAAGGACCCAAGTGGAGCGAGGCAAGCTATGCACTGGATCAAGTCCCGGTCTTCGTGAAGCCTGGAACCATCTGGGTCGAACAAAAACCCACACAACGGACAGGCACCGGAAGTTACAACGATCTGGAAATCATCGTAATCGAAGGGGCTAATGGACAATATGTCTGGACCGAGGACGACGGTGAAAGCACCGGTTACCAGCATGGTCAAGTCGCACGCATCTGTATTCAGCAGACCCAAACAAGTCAGGGACTCTGCGTGCGCATACAAAAGATGCCGGAGGGCCACTTCGAAGGCTTCCTGCAACAGCGAAAGACTCAATTAAGAATTCCATTTACTGGCATTCCGGAGCACATCCGCATGAATCAAGAAACGATCATGTATCACTCCCGTGGAAAATCCAAATCATGGAAATATCAGGGTGATCGCATGGAGATCATCATCGATCTAGGAGATCTGGATCTCTCGACTGACAATGTCATTGAAATCAAGAAAGCCCCCCTGCCCCAATCCGCAGAAATCGATCAGTTCGTCTACCGACAAGGCCGCTTGCTTCAAGCCTGGAAAATTGCTCAAGCAGGCGCCTTTGCTCTCAATTTAACGCCTTACCAACGTTCGCTGCCATGGTTGGCACAAACCGGTAACCGCATCAGCCACAGCCCGGAGCGCTTGCTAGAGGAAATGAGCCAATTCTCAGAAAAGTGGAAGACTCTGGTAGTAGAGCACAGCGACTTCTGCAAACTATTGGAGAAGCGCCAGGGCAAAGTCACCAGCCAAGTGCTAAAAAACCAGAAGGCGGTCGCCATCCTGAAAGCAACAAAGTAG
- a CDS encoding GDSL-type esterase/lipase family protein, protein MSLTSIRKTACLLTLLTLGSVTGFSADENEAYPIREPEEFVQRDGLPNFFHKIEQQKPITIAYLGGSITAQKGWRVLSQTWLEDSFPDSSFTGVHAAIGGTGSELGVFRVEADALASKPDLLFVEFAVNDYRANPDDILRAMEGIVRKTWHRLPETDICFVYTLTSRESKEVANGKAKLSTSAMEIVADHYGIPSIHLGLKAAQMEKAGTLVMKTNAPMTRVSGDELNEAAALAKDESGRIIFSKDGIHPYPETGHVLYTEALIRSMTQIQDIAEEAPHQLASPIRKDNWENAKQIALNTHMLSGPVELLSPSDNAVAKRFKSRMSPLFMLTPGAQLQFKFKGTKVRIYDLLGPDGAMLEITIDGQLTKKPRMDGYCTYHRLSTLDIGKDLKDSVHEISIRVLDETFNKKQKLFERNRHDFEQSPLKYADYRWYAGALLIEGELVQ, encoded by the coding sequence ATGAGCCTAACATCAATCCGTAAAACGGCATGCCTACTCACACTCTTAACGCTCGGATCAGTCACTGGATTCAGCGCGGATGAGAACGAAGCGTATCCGATTCGTGAACCTGAAGAATTCGTCCAACGCGATGGTCTGCCCAATTTCTTCCACAAGATTGAACAGCAAAAACCGATCACGATCGCCTATCTGGGTGGCAGCATCACTGCCCAAAAGGGCTGGCGGGTCTTGAGTCAGACGTGGCTGGAAGACAGCTTTCCCGACAGTTCATTCACTGGAGTCCACGCGGCCATCGGTGGCACGGGCTCTGAACTGGGCGTCTTCCGTGTCGAAGCCGACGCACTCGCCAGCAAACCGGATCTGTTATTTGTGGAATTTGCAGTGAATGACTATCGGGCCAATCCAGACGACATCCTCCGGGCGATGGAAGGTATCGTCAGGAAGACCTGGCACCGATTACCGGAGACGGATATCTGCTTTGTCTATACTCTAACCTCAAGGGAATCCAAGGAAGTCGCCAATGGGAAAGCGAAGCTGTCGACCAGCGCCATGGAAATCGTGGCGGATCATTACGGAATCCCAAGCATACACTTGGGGCTCAAGGCCGCTCAGATGGAAAAGGCGGGCACACTGGTCATGAAGACAAATGCACCGATGACACGTGTATCGGGAGACGAACTCAACGAAGCCGCCGCGCTCGCCAAAGATGAATCCGGTCGGATTATTTTCTCCAAAGATGGCATCCATCCGTACCCGGAAACTGGACACGTCCTGTATACCGAAGCGCTCATTCGCAGCATGACGCAGATACAAGACATCGCAGAAGAAGCACCGCACCAGTTGGCAAGCCCGATTCGAAAAGACAATTGGGAGAATGCCAAACAAATCGCACTGAACACCCACATGCTGAGCGGACCGGTGGAATTGCTCTCCCCCTCAGACAATGCAGTGGCTAAACGCTTCAAAAGCCGCATGTCACCGCTTTTCATGCTAACACCCGGCGCACAGCTTCAGTTCAAGTTTAAAGGCACGAAAGTGAGGATCTACGATTTACTGGGACCGGATGGCGCCATGCTTGAAATCACAATCGATGGTCAGCTAACAAAGAAACCTCGGATGGATGGCTACTGCACTTATCATCGTCTTTCCACGCTGGATATCGGAAAGGACCTCAAAGACAGCGTGCATGAAATCTCCATACGAGTCCTGGACGAAACCTTTAATAAGAAACAGAAACTCTTTGAACGCAATCGCCACGACTTCGAGCAGTCACCTCTGAAATACGCCGACTACCGCTGGTATGCCGGGGCGCTCCTGATCGAAGGCGAACTCGTCCAATAA
- a CDS encoding substrate-binding domain-containing protein, with protein MSKPSHRLSVLAQTIDLIKGGISNRIWVGYLPQERLLSEEINVSRSTIRRALAEIEALGMIESGHRGKRRKIIASGNQSLGTVKHQNARVIWLTHDESYQLPSFNKNVYIETQKRLAMNGCDLNMITLPFRSRVNPSAYLNDWVKDHPADAYLLHSMSPNVQSWFSTHQRNSCLLGNQAKDVNLCSVAVDVEASVYHAVGMLRRLKHQRICMFYRSVPRLVGELQCRDAFKDSSTPDVKLDVIGLSEDEVLMRDNMKRIFLGRGSRRPTCIVCTLPFLAVYTMTWLLKHGFSIPEDVSILLLRSQNLLRFVCPSFAHYAVNEKRFAPLVVNRLLDIVRSGASNGRKVVFTPEFVSGESLGEQAAE; from the coding sequence ATGTCTAAACCTAGTCATCGACTATCCGTATTAGCACAAACCATTGATTTGATTAAAGGAGGTATATCCAACCGAATTTGGGTGGGATACTTGCCTCAGGAGAGGTTACTGAGCGAAGAGATCAACGTCAGTCGCAGTACGATTCGACGTGCCTTGGCGGAAATCGAGGCCTTGGGTATGATCGAATCTGGCCATCGTGGGAAACGTCGGAAGATCATCGCTAGTGGCAACCAGAGTCTGGGAACGGTGAAGCATCAGAATGCCCGGGTTATCTGGTTGACGCACGATGAGAGTTATCAACTGCCGTCCTTCAATAAGAACGTATATATCGAGACGCAGAAACGCCTGGCTATGAATGGATGCGACTTGAACATGATTACTCTGCCTTTTCGCTCTCGAGTCAACCCATCCGCATATTTGAACGATTGGGTAAAGGATCATCCGGCAGATGCTTACTTGCTACACTCGATGTCACCCAATGTGCAAAGTTGGTTTTCGACTCATCAGCGTAATTCATGTTTACTAGGCAATCAGGCGAAAGATGTGAACCTTTGCAGTGTGGCAGTTGATGTGGAAGCTTCGGTGTATCATGCTGTCGGTATGCTCCGGCGCTTGAAGCATCAACGGATCTGTATGTTCTATCGTTCCGTGCCCCGCTTGGTCGGCGAATTGCAATGCCGTGACGCGTTTAAGGACAGTTCGACGCCGGATGTTAAATTGGATGTGATTGGTCTTAGTGAGGACGAGGTCTTGATGAGGGATAATATGAAACGAATCTTTCTTGGACGGGGTTCTAGGCGTCCAACTTGCATTGTCTGTACTCTGCCGTTTCTTGCTGTTTATACAATGACTTGGCTACTTAAGCATGGCTTCAGTATTCCTGAAGATGTATCGATCCTTCTCTTGCGTTCTCAGAACCTGCTACGCTTTGTCTGTCCGAGCTTTGCCCATTATGCGGTAAATGAAAAGCGCTTTGCTCCACTGGTCGTGAATCGTCTTTTAGATATTGTGCGTTCGGGAGCTAGTAATGGGCGAAAGGTGGTCTTTACCCCTGAGTTTGTTTCCGGAGAAAGCCTTGGAGAGCAGGCGGCTGAGTAA
- a CDS encoding PEP-CTERM sorting domain-containing protein (PEP-CTERM proteins occur, often in large numbers, in the proteomes of bacteria that also encode an exosortase, a predicted intramembrane cysteine proteinase. The presence of a PEP-CTERM domain at a protein's C-terminus predicts cleavage within the sorting domain, followed by covalent anchoring to some some component of the (usually Gram-negative) cell surface. Many PEP-CTERM proteins exhibit an unusual sequence composition that includes large numbers of potential glycosylation sites. Expression of one such protein has been shown restore the ability of a bacterium to form floc, a type of biofilm.) — MKESPQNSLVYSRTPKLACTLMSMLALAAGSLSAADLYLPNSSVGGTWDYTSLNWATTSGGSADTAWTNGNNVVIEFTGNSAFKLGESDLQAADFTGAAGRIIYLQGIAGEQNQLEVTGAGSGEVHVWGTSGSGATNTLKLSGSTGWDGTLKLRDGSHNRIVLSNASAFSTDTTLEFVSGGLLLLDAAIGGQTTTLGQLSGTSGAISANYGAADAGVKTLRVEQSTDTSFSGQFAAGTSGRELALSKAGTGSLTLTGALNHGGGVTAEAGELVITSAATTSGQGDYVVSNGATLRVDNTINFGAGATLTVEAGGALAPGSEASVGTLTLDGTSGAGLVFGDGATVDFRLGVSQDEIILLGSSMVGDALGGEDSIIFNFINEGMVEGDFYDLITFGDTPAIALSAFTSNLEGTFQYSGNILQFGYSVIPEPSSSVLMLGALAGGMVLLRRRTR, encoded by the coding sequence ATGAAAGAATCTCCTCAAAATTCGCTGGTTTATTCCCGCACCCCAAAGCTTGCTTGCACGCTGATGTCCATGTTGGCTCTAGCCGCTGGTTCCTTAAGTGCCGCGGACCTATATTTGCCTAACAGCAGTGTCGGTGGCACTTGGGACTATACTTCATTGAATTGGGCGACCACATCTGGTGGCAGTGCAGATACCGCTTGGACTAATGGTAACAACGTGGTTATTGAATTTACGGGAAACAGTGCTTTCAAGCTTGGCGAATCCGATTTGCAGGCGGCTGATTTTACCGGTGCTGCGGGGCGCATTATCTACTTGCAGGGTATCGCTGGCGAACAGAACCAACTGGAAGTGACCGGGGCCGGTTCTGGTGAGGTGCATGTATGGGGGACGAGTGGTAGTGGTGCCACAAATACTCTGAAACTATCTGGAAGCACTGGATGGGACGGCACTCTTAAGCTTCGCGACGGATCGCATAACCGAATTGTTCTGTCCAACGCATCGGCCTTCAGCACAGACACGACTCTAGAATTTGTCAGCGGTGGTTTGCTCTTGCTGGACGCGGCCATCGGTGGACAGACAACTACGCTGGGCCAATTGTCCGGCACGAGTGGAGCGATTAGCGCCAATTACGGAGCTGCCGATGCCGGGGTTAAGACATTGCGCGTCGAGCAATCGACCGATACCAGCTTTTCCGGGCAATTTGCTGCCGGGACTAGTGGACGTGAACTCGCTCTGAGCAAAGCTGGGACGGGGTCGCTGACGCTCACGGGTGCACTCAATCATGGTGGCGGTGTGACTGCTGAAGCGGGTGAGTTGGTGATTACTTCTGCGGCAACGACCAGTGGCCAAGGAGATTACGTAGTTTCCAATGGCGCGACACTCCGTGTCGATAACACGATTAATTTTGGTGCCGGTGCGACCTTGACTGTCGAAGCAGGTGGTGCGCTCGCTCCGGGATCAGAGGCTTCAGTGGGCACTCTGACTCTTGATGGGACCAGCGGCGCTGGCTTGGTCTTCGGCGATGGTGCAACGGTTGATTTCCGTCTGGGCGTAAGTCAGGATGAAATTATTCTGCTTGGTTCGAGCATGGTTGGAGATGCCCTGGGTGGTGAGGACAGTATTATTTTTAATTTTATCAATGAGGGGATGGTCGAGGGCGATTTTTACGACTTGATTACCTTTGGCGATACGCCTGCGATTGCTCTCTCTGCTTTCACTTCGAACTTGGAAGGCACGTTTCAGTATAGTGGCAATATTCTTCAATTTGGTTATTCGGTGATACCTGAGCCATCCTCTTCAGTACTTATGCTGGGAGCTCTTGCCGGGGGCATGGTTCTCCTGCGTAGACGCACACGCTAA